The following coding sequences are from one Streptomyces venezuelae window:
- the iolD gene encoding 3D-(3,5/4)-trihydroxycyclohexane-1,2-dione acylhydrolase (decyclizing), translated as MTRLTTAQALVRFLARQYTERDGTRRRLIGATWGIFGHGNVAGVGQALVEYADEMPFHQGRNEQAMVHAAVGHARQCGRLATHAVTTSIGPGATNLVTGAALATVNRLPVLLLPGDTFAARPADPVLQQLEVPYAGDVSVNDCLRPVSKYFDRVTRPEALIPAALAATRVLTDPVETGAVTLALPQDVQAEAYDWPEEFFAERTWTVRRPAPDPRELAAAADAVRAARRPLIVAGGGVHHSAAEDALREFVDATGIPVASTQAGKGSLRHDHPADVGGIGHTGTATADELARTADLVIGVGTRYSDFTTASGTLFEAADVRFLNLNIAPFDGHKMAGATLIADARAGLEALTEALRGHAVEPAYVAGYGDGKDRWERRVDAAYRADDEDVRPTQAQVVGLLDEVVTDDDVIINAAGSLPGDLHKLWRARSPRQYHVEYGYSCMGYEIPAAIGVSLAAPERPVWALVGDGTYLMNPTEIVTAVQENLPIKVVILQNHGYASIGGLSESVGGERFGTAYRFRAADGSYTGDPLPVDLAANAASLGMRVLRAGTVRDLREALREARGADRPTCVYVETETADTVSGPPPAQAWWDVPVAETATRASAVKAREEYDRHVTARRRHL; from the coding sequence ATGACCCGGCTCACCACGGCCCAGGCCCTGGTCCGTTTCCTGGCACGGCAGTACACCGAGCGGGACGGCACGCGGCGACGGCTCATCGGCGCGACCTGGGGCATCTTCGGACACGGCAACGTCGCCGGAGTCGGGCAGGCCCTCGTGGAGTACGCCGACGAGATGCCCTTCCACCAGGGGCGCAACGAACAGGCCATGGTGCACGCCGCCGTCGGCCACGCCCGGCAGTGCGGCCGCCTCGCCACCCACGCCGTCACCACCTCCATCGGCCCCGGCGCCACCAACCTCGTCACCGGCGCCGCGCTCGCCACCGTCAACCGGCTGCCCGTCCTCCTGCTGCCCGGCGACACCTTCGCGGCCCGGCCCGCCGACCCCGTCCTCCAGCAGCTCGAAGTCCCGTACGCCGGAGACGTGTCGGTCAACGACTGCCTGCGCCCGGTGTCGAAGTACTTCGACCGTGTCACCCGCCCCGAGGCCCTCATCCCCGCCGCGCTCGCCGCGACGCGCGTCCTCACCGACCCCGTGGAGACCGGCGCCGTCACGCTCGCGCTGCCGCAGGACGTGCAGGCGGAGGCGTACGACTGGCCGGAGGAGTTCTTCGCCGAGCGGACGTGGACCGTCCGCAGGCCCGCCCCCGACCCGCGCGAACTGGCCGCCGCCGCGGACGCCGTGCGCGCCGCCCGGCGCCCCCTGATCGTCGCGGGCGGCGGCGTCCACCACAGCGCCGCCGAGGACGCGCTGCGGGAGTTCGTGGACGCCACCGGCATCCCCGTCGCCTCCACCCAGGCCGGCAAGGGCTCGCTGCGCCACGACCACCCGGCGGACGTCGGCGGCATCGGGCACACCGGCACGGCCACCGCCGACGAACTGGCCCGCACCGCCGACCTCGTGATCGGCGTCGGCACCCGCTACAGCGACTTCACCACCGCGTCCGGCACCCTCTTCGAGGCGGCGGACGTGCGCTTCCTCAACCTCAACATCGCACCGTTCGACGGCCACAAGATGGCGGGCGCCACGCTGATCGCCGACGCGCGCGCCGGGCTCGAAGCGCTCACGGAGGCGCTGCGGGGGCACGCGGTCGAGCCCGCGTACGTCGCCGGGTACGGGGACGGGAAGGACCGGTGGGAACGGCGCGTCGACGCCGCGTACCGGGCGGACGACGAGGACGTGCGCCCCACGCAGGCGCAGGTCGTCGGGCTCCTGGACGAGGTCGTGACGGACGACGACGTGATCATCAACGCCGCCGGTTCGCTCCCCGGTGACCTGCACAAACTGTGGCGGGCACGGTCGCCGCGGCAGTACCACGTCGAGTACGGCTACTCCTGCATGGGTTACGAGATCCCCGCGGCCATCGGCGTCTCCCTGGCCGCCCCGGAGCGGCCCGTGTGGGCGCTGGTCGGCGACGGCACGTACCTGATGAACCCGACCGAGATCGTCACCGCCGTCCAGGAGAACCTGCCCATCAAGGTCGTCATCCTGCAGAACCACGGGTACGCCTCCATCGGGGGCCTCTCCGAGTCCGTGGGCGGCGAGCGGTTCGGCACCGCGTACCGCTTCCGCGCGGCCGACGGGTCGTACACCGGGGACCCGCTGCCCGTCGACCTCGCGGCGAACGCGGCCTCGCTCGGCATGCGGGTGCTGCGCGCCGGGACCGTCCGCGACCTGCGCGAGGCGCTGCGCGAGGCGCGCGGCGCAGACCGTCCCACATGTGTCTATGTGGAGACGGAAACGGCAGACACAGTGTCGGGCCCGCCCCCGGCACAGGCGTGGTGGGATGTGCCCGTGGCCGAGACGGCGACCCGAGCGTCCGCGGTCAAGGCCAGGGAAGAGTACGACCGGCACGTCACTGCCCGACGCCGCCACCTGTGA
- the iolB gene encoding 5-deoxy-glucuronate isomerase, with product MTYVPKGSTADGPYTLAIDPKRAGWSYAQLRVVELEPGGTHSFTTGESEWIVLPLTGGCTVQTADGIIELLGRDSVFSGVSDFAYVPRDARIQIASGAGGRFALAGAKCERRLPARYGSAPEVPVEHRGSGGCAREVRNFASADAFDCDRLIAVEVITPGGNWSSYPPHKHDEHRPGIEAELEEIYYFEIEAHDGREGFGYQRVFPSREGGTDVLAEVRTGDAVLVPDGWHGPSVAQPGHAMYYLNVMAGPGQEREWRICFHPDHTEGYR from the coding sequence ATGACGTACGTACCGAAAGGGAGTACGGCCGACGGACCGTACACCCTCGCCATCGATCCGAAACGGGCCGGTTGGAGCTACGCGCAGCTGCGCGTCGTCGAGCTCGAACCGGGCGGTACCCACTCCTTCACCACCGGAGAGAGTGAATGGATCGTGCTCCCGCTGACCGGCGGCTGTACGGTGCAGACAGCAGACGGGATCATCGAACTGCTGGGCCGCGACAGCGTGTTCAGCGGAGTCTCCGACTTCGCTTACGTGCCGCGTGACGCCCGGATCCAGATCGCCTCCGGCGCGGGAGGCCGCTTCGCCCTGGCAGGAGCGAAGTGCGAGCGTCGACTCCCCGCCCGCTACGGCTCCGCGCCGGAGGTACCAGTCGAGCACCGCGGCAGCGGCGGCTGCGCACGCGAGGTGCGCAACTTCGCGTCCGCGGACGCCTTCGACTGCGACCGGCTCATCGCCGTCGAGGTGATCACGCCCGGCGGCAACTGGTCCTCGTACCCGCCGCACAAGCACGACGAGCACCGGCCGGGCATCGAGGCGGAGCTGGAGGAGATCTACTACTTCGAGATCGAGGCCCACGACGGCCGCGAGGGCTTCGGCTACCAACGGGTCTTCCCGTCCAGGGAGGGCGGCACCGACGTCCTCGCCGAGGTCCGCACCGGCGACGCCGTGCTGGTGCCGGACGGCTGGCACGGCCCGTCCGTCGCCCAGCCCGGCCACGCCATGTACTACCTGAACGTGATGGCGGGACCGGGTCAGGAGCGGGAGTGGCGGATCTGCTTCCACCCGGACCACACGGAGGGATACCGATGA
- a CDS encoding deoxyribose-phosphate aldolase, with translation MDVGALSRTRARHPEAVAEAASRRVRRELLGKSGRLMIVAADHPARGSLGVGRDPLAMANRADLLERLCLALSRPGVDGVLASADVLDDLLLLGALDGKVVMGSMNRGGLAGAAFELDDRFTGYRPEDIERLGFDAGKLLLRVDHEDPGSLRTLHSAARTVDAMAERALPVFVEPFLTARDGPGGPPRNDLSAEAVTRSIAIASGLAGTSAYTWLKVPVTENPDDMARVMETSTLPAVLLGGDTGGDQEAAYEKWRGALQLPTVQGLVVGRALLYPPDGDVAGAVDTAVGLL, from the coding sequence GTGGACGTCGGTGCTCTCAGCCGCACCCGCGCCCGGCACCCCGAAGCCGTCGCCGAAGCCGCCTCCCGGCGGGTGCGGCGGGAGTTGCTCGGAAAGAGCGGGCGGCTCATGATCGTCGCCGCTGACCATCCCGCCCGCGGCTCCCTCGGCGTGGGGCGGGACCCGCTCGCCATGGCCAACCGGGCCGACCTCCTCGAACGGCTCTGCCTCGCGCTGTCGCGGCCCGGCGTCGACGGCGTGCTCGCCAGCGCCGACGTCCTCGACGACCTGCTGCTCCTCGGCGCCCTCGACGGCAAGGTCGTCATGGGGTCGATGAACCGGGGCGGGCTCGCGGGCGCCGCGTTCGAGCTGGACGACCGGTTCACCGGGTACCGGCCCGAGGACATCGAGCGCCTTGGTTTCGACGCGGGCAAGCTCCTGCTGCGCGTCGACCACGAGGACCCGGGCTCGCTGCGGACCCTGCACTCGGCCGCCCGCACCGTCGACGCCATGGCGGAGCGCGCGCTGCCCGTCTTCGTCGAGCCGTTCCTGACCGCCCGCGACGGGCCGGGCGGCCCGCCCCGCAACGACCTGAGCGCCGAGGCCGTCACCCGCTCCATCGCCATCGCCTCCGGACTCGCCGGCACCTCGGCGTACACCTGGCTGAAGGTCCCCGTCACCGAGAACCCCGACGACATGGCCCGCGTCATGGAGACCTCGACGCTCCCCGCCGTCCTCCTGGGCGGCGACACGGGAGGCGATCAGGAAGCGGCGTACGAGAAGTGGCGCGGCGCCCTGCAACTGCCCACCGTGCAGGGGCTCGTCGTCGGCAGGGCGCTGCTGTACCCGCCCGACGGGGACGTGGCGGGGGCGGTCGACACCGCCGTGGGACTGTTGTAG
- the iolC gene encoding 5-dehydro-2-deoxygluconokinase: MGRIGVDLYPLQSGVSLAEVTAFGKFLGGSASNVAVAAARLGRRVAVITRTGEDPFGEYLHGALRDFGVDDRWVTPVAGLPTPVTFCEIFPPDDFPLYFYRLPKAPDLEIHEDELDLDAVAAARIFWMTGTGLCAEPSRSATLAALAHRARGGITVFDLDWRPMFWRSTAWGDPGEARPHYAAALAHATVAVGNLDEVEIATGEREPLAAARALLDAGVELAVVKQGPKGVLAMNRAGEAAQVPPLPVEVLNGLGAGDAFGGALCHGLLAGWDLERIMRYANAAGAIVASRLECSSAMPFADEVASAVEAGAVT, from the coding sequence ATGGGGCGGATCGGGGTGGACCTGTATCCCCTGCAGAGCGGCGTGTCCCTCGCCGAGGTGACCGCGTTCGGGAAGTTCCTCGGCGGCTCGGCCAGCAACGTCGCCGTCGCCGCGGCCCGCCTCGGCCGCCGCGTCGCCGTCATCACCCGCACCGGAGAGGACCCTTTCGGGGAGTACCTGCACGGCGCGCTGCGGGACTTCGGCGTCGACGACCGCTGGGTGACACCGGTCGCGGGCCTGCCGACACCGGTGACGTTCTGCGAGATCTTCCCGCCGGACGACTTCCCGCTGTACTTCTACCGCCTTCCGAAGGCGCCCGACCTGGAGATCCACGAGGACGAGCTCGACCTCGACGCGGTCGCCGCGGCGCGGATCTTCTGGATGACCGGCACGGGGCTGTGCGCCGAGCCGAGCCGGTCCGCAACGCTGGCGGCGCTCGCGCACCGGGCGCGGGGCGGGATCACGGTCTTCGACCTGGACTGGCGGCCGATGTTTTGGAGAAGCACAGCCTGGGGTGACCCAGGTGAGGCGCGGCCGCATTACGCCGCGGCCCTCGCGCACGCCACCGTCGCCGTCGGCAACCTCGACGAGGTGGAGATCGCGACGGGGGAGCGCGAACCCCTCGCGGCGGCGCGGGCGCTGCTCGACGCGGGCGTCGAACTGGCCGTCGTCAAGCAGGGCCCCAAAGGAGTGCTCGCCATGAACCGGGCGGGGGAGGCGGCGCAGGTCCCGCCCCTGCCGGTCGAGGTCCTCAACGGACTCGGCGCCGGAGACGCGTTCGGCGGGGCGCTCTGCCACGGGCTCCTCGCGGGCTGGGACCTCGAACGGATCATGCGGTACGCGAACGCGGCGGGCGCGATCGTCGCGTCGCGGCTGGAGTGTTCGTCCGCCATGCCGTTCGCCGACGAGGTCGCCTCGGCAGTGGAAGCGGGGGCCGTCACGTGA
- a CDS encoding sugar phosphate isomerase/epimerase family protein, which yields MTTLSRIRIGSAPDSWGVWFPEDPRQVPWRRFLDEVAESGYEWIELGPYGYLPTDPAVLTDETARRGLKVSAGTVFTGLHHGPAVWDRTWAHVADNAALAQAMGAEHLVVIPSFWRDDKTGEVLEDRVLTPAQWRELTTQTERLAHEVRERYGLRVVVHPHADTHIDSEENVTRFLDATDPDLVSLCLDTGHYAYCGGDSVELIETYGERIGYLHLKQVDPVVLAEVRADEVPFGPAVARGVMCEPPAGVPALEPVLAAAQKLGVELFAIVEQDMYPCDPGKPLPVARRTRSFLRSCGA from the coding sequence ATGACGACGCTGTCTCGTATCCGGATCGGTTCGGCGCCCGACTCCTGGGGCGTGTGGTTCCCCGAGGACCCGCGGCAGGTCCCGTGGCGCCGTTTCCTCGACGAGGTCGCGGAGTCCGGGTACGAGTGGATCGAGCTCGGACCGTACGGCTATCTGCCCACCGACCCGGCCGTCCTGACCGACGAGACGGCCCGCCGCGGCCTCAAGGTGTCCGCGGGCACGGTCTTCACGGGGCTGCACCACGGGCCCGCCGTCTGGGACAGGACGTGGGCACACGTGGCGGACAACGCGGCGCTCGCGCAGGCCATGGGCGCCGAGCACCTGGTGGTCATCCCCTCCTTCTGGCGCGACGACAAGACCGGCGAGGTCCTGGAGGACCGTGTCCTCACGCCCGCACAATGGCGCGAACTGACCACCCAGACCGAGCGCCTGGCCCACGAGGTCCGCGAACGCTACGGCCTGCGCGTCGTGGTCCACCCGCACGCGGACACGCACATCGACAGCGAGGAGAACGTCACCCGTTTCCTCGACGCCACCGACCCGGACCTCGTCTCGCTCTGCCTGGACACCGGGCACTACGCGTACTGCGGCGGCGACAGCGTCGAGCTCATCGAGACGTACGGCGAACGCATCGGCTATCTGCACCTCAAGCAGGTCGACCCGGTGGTCCTCGCCGAGGTGCGGGCCGACGAGGTGCCGTTCGGGCCCGCCGTGGCGCGCGGGGTGATGTGCGAGCCGCCCGCCGGGGTGCCTGCCCTGGAGCCCGTCCTCGCCGCGGCCCAGAAGCTGGGGGTCGAGCTCTTCGCCATCGTGGAGCAGGACATGTACCCGTGCGACCCCGGCAAACCGCTGCCGGTCGCCCGCCGCACCCGCTCGTTCCTGCGGTCGTGCGGCGCGTAG
- a CDS encoding helix-turn-helix transcriptional regulator — MRAWGELVRSGGTAPVGRLAGEVGWSVRQLENRFREQIGIGPKAAGRVVRLQRARAMLAAGRGQAETAALCGYYDQAHLSGEFRAKTGCTPGQFTAPRPSGGAEGTLTARRAPEPERGSRWAGPGAAGPAHLCPVLRTPTRPSALPACATCTPVRRTLRMRLFCHKQSRRVTHVSRTRVLRHRETTVTPQRSLCVVHRAQAE; from the coding sequence GTGCGGGCCTGGGGCGAGCTCGTACGCTCCGGGGGCACCGCGCCCGTCGGGCGTCTCGCCGGGGAGGTCGGGTGGAGCGTGCGGCAGCTGGAGAACCGGTTCAGGGAACAGATCGGCATCGGGCCGAAGGCGGCGGGGCGGGTGGTCCGGCTGCAGCGGGCACGGGCGATGCTCGCGGCTGGGCGTGGCCAGGCGGAGACGGCCGCCCTCTGCGGCTACTACGACCAGGCGCACCTGAGCGGCGAGTTCAGGGCGAAGACGGGGTGCACGCCGGGTCAGTTCACGGCTCCAAGACCGTCGGGCGGCGCCGAGGGCACGCTGACAGCACGCCGGGCCCCTGAGCCGGAGCGGGGAAGCCGGTGGGCCGGGCCTGGCGCAGCGGGCCCGGCCCACCTCTGCCCTGTCCTCCGTACTCCCACGCGCCCTTCGGCACTCCCCGCGTGCGCCACGTGCACGCCGGTGCGTCGCACCCTTCGCATGCGTCTCTTCTGTCACAAACAATCCCGTCGTGTCACACATGTCTCACGTACGCGGGTCTTGCGTCACAGGGAGACGACAGTCACCCCTCAACGGTCACTCTGCGTCGTTCACCGGGCACAGGCTGAGTGA
- a CDS encoding MerR family transcriptional regulator, whose amino-acid sequence MTDRRLWSYKEIAAHIRVQPDTVRSYRKHGLLPDPDHVEGGKPYWYADTVRAWVAARPGNRGRRG is encoded by the coding sequence ATGACCGACCGCAGGCTCTGGTCGTACAAGGAGATCGCCGCGCACATCCGTGTGCAGCCCGACACGGTCCGCTCGTACCGCAAGCACGGGCTGCTGCCCGACCCCGATCACGTCGAGGGCGGCAAGCCCTACTGGTACGCGGACACCGTCCGCGCCTGGGTGGCGGCCAGGCCGGGCAACCGGGGACGCAGGGGCTGA
- a CDS encoding heavy-metal-associated domain-containing protein, with protein MSAQTELPQAASETTGSCCSPSGSCHSDAAAAPQGAVTTVYEVTGMTCGHCEGAVSEEISEIAGVTSVQAVAATGLVTVVSEAPLDEAAVRAAVDEAGYDLAGVKA; from the coding sequence ATGAGCGCCCAGACCGAGCTCCCGCAGGCCGCGTCCGAGACGACCGGATCCTGCTGCTCCCCCAGCGGTTCCTGCCACTCCGACGCCGCCGCCGCTCCGCAGGGCGCCGTCACCACCGTGTACGAGGTGACGGGCATGACCTGCGGGCACTGCGAGGGCGCGGTGTCCGAGGAGATCTCGGAGATCGCCGGCGTCACCTCCGTGCAGGCCGTCGCCGCCACGGGCCTGGTCACCGTGGTCTCCGAGGCCCCGCTCGACGAGGCCGCGGTGCGCGCCGCCGTCGACGAGGCGGGCTACGACCTGGCCGGCGTCAAGGCCTGA
- a CDS encoding heavy metal translocating P-type ATPase has translation MTEVELAVGGMTCASCSSRIEKKLNRMEGVTATVNLATEKAKVSFDETGDGAAVEVAQLIALVEKLGYTAEEIVPPPPEPLDAGPGGGPAPTTADITEPDTLRQRLIVSAVLSLPVVLLAMVPALQFDFWQWLSLTLAAPVVVWGGLPFHRAAFTNLRHGAATMDTLVSVGTLAAFGWSLWALFVGDAGMPGMRHGFDFTASPGDGASTIYLEVAAGVVTFILLGRWLEARSKRKAGSALRALLELGAKDVAVLRDGTERRVPVGHLTVGDRFVVRPGETVATDGTVEEGASAVDAAMLTGESVPVDVGVGAAVTGGTVNVSGRLVVRATRVGSDTQLARMARLVEDAQTGKAQVQRLADRIAGVFVPTVLLIAVGTLGGWLGATGDATAAFTAAVAVLIIACPCALGLATPTALMVGTGRGAQLGILIKGPEVLESTRRVDTVVLDKTGTVTTGHMTLTDVHVAGDTQEQLLLRLAGALEHASEHPVARAVTAGAAERLGIGTGQLPAPERFENVAGAGVRGSVEGHEVLAGRERLLAEAGVADLEAVAKLRDDAEAAGRTAVLVAWDGAARGVLAVADAVKETSAEAVRELRSLGLTPVLLTGDNEAVARTVADAVGIAPDAVFAEVLPQDKVDVVRRLQGEGKVVAMVGDGVNDAAALATADLGLAMGTGTDAAIEASDLTLVRGDLRVAADAIRLSRKTLATIKGNLFWAFGYNVAALPLAAAGLLNPMIAGAAMAFSSVFVVTNSLRLRTFR, from the coding sequence ATGACCGAAGTCGAACTCGCCGTCGGCGGGATGACCTGCGCCTCCTGCTCCTCCCGCATCGAGAAGAAGCTGAACCGCATGGAGGGCGTGACCGCCACGGTCAACCTCGCCACGGAGAAGGCGAAGGTCTCGTTCGACGAGACCGGGGACGGCGCGGCGGTCGAGGTCGCCCAGCTGATCGCGCTGGTCGAGAAACTGGGCTACACGGCCGAGGAGATCGTGCCGCCCCCGCCCGAGCCCCTCGACGCAGGCCCCGGCGGCGGACCGGCCCCCACCACGGCCGACATCACCGAGCCCGACACGCTGCGGCAGCGCCTGATCGTCTCGGCGGTCCTCTCCCTGCCCGTCGTGCTGCTCGCGATGGTCCCGGCCCTGCAGTTCGACTTCTGGCAGTGGCTTTCGCTGACGCTGGCCGCGCCGGTCGTCGTGTGGGGCGGACTGCCGTTCCACCGGGCCGCGTTCACCAACCTGCGGCACGGGGCCGCGACGATGGACACGCTCGTCTCCGTCGGCACGCTCGCCGCGTTCGGCTGGTCGCTGTGGGCGCTGTTCGTCGGGGACGCCGGGATGCCGGGGATGCGGCACGGCTTCGACTTCACGGCCTCGCCCGGGGATGGCGCCTCCACCATCTACCTCGAAGTCGCCGCGGGCGTCGTCACGTTCATCCTGCTGGGCCGCTGGCTTGAGGCCCGCTCCAAGCGGAAGGCGGGCTCCGCGCTGCGCGCCCTGCTCGAACTGGGCGCCAAGGACGTGGCGGTGCTGCGGGACGGCACCGAGCGGCGCGTGCCGGTGGGGCACCTGACGGTCGGGGACCGGTTCGTCGTACGCCCCGGGGAGACCGTCGCGACCGACGGCACCGTGGAAGAGGGCGCCTCCGCCGTCGACGCCGCCATGCTGACCGGCGAGTCCGTGCCCGTCGACGTGGGCGTCGGCGCCGCCGTGACCGGGGGCACCGTGAACGTCTCGGGGCGCCTCGTCGTCCGGGCGACCCGTGTCGGCTCGGACACCCAACTCGCCCGGATGGCGCGGCTCGTGGAGGACGCGCAGACCGGCAAGGCCCAGGTGCAGCGGCTCGCCGACCGGATCGCCGGTGTCTTCGTACCGACGGTGCTCCTCATCGCCGTCGGCACGCTCGGCGGCTGGCTGGGCGCCACCGGCGACGCGACGGCCGCGTTCACCGCCGCCGTCGCCGTCCTGATCATCGCCTGCCCCTGCGCACTCGGCCTCGCCACGCCGACCGCCCTCATGGTCGGCACCGGCCGGGGCGCCCAACTCGGCATCCTCATCAAGGGACCCGAAGTCCTGGAGTCCACGCGTCGCGTCGACACCGTCGTCCTGGACAAGACCGGGACGGTCACGACGGGGCACATGACGCTGACGGACGTGCACGTCGCCGGGGACACCCAGGAGCAGCTCCTGCTCCGCCTCGCGGGCGCCCTGGAACACGCCTCCGAGCACCCGGTGGCCCGTGCCGTCACGGCGGGCGCCGCCGAACGCCTCGGCATCGGCACCGGGCAGCTGCCTGCGCCGGAGCGGTTCGAGAACGTCGCCGGGGCCGGGGTGCGCGGCTCGGTGGAGGGGCACGAGGTGCTCGCGGGGCGCGAACGGCTCCTGGCGGAGGCCGGGGTGGCGGATCTGGAGGCCGTGGCCAAGCTGCGGGACGACGCGGAGGCCGCCGGGCGCACCGCCGTCCTGGTCGCCTGGGACGGCGCCGCACGCGGCGTCCTGGCCGTCGCGGACGCCGTGAAGGAGACCAGCGCGGAGGCGGTGCGGGAGCTGCGTTCGCTCGGTCTGACGCCGGTGCTGCTGACGGGCGACAACGAGGCCGTCGCGCGGACGGTCGCCGACGCGGTCGGCATCGCGCCGGACGCGGTGTTCGCGGAGGTCCTGCCGCAGGACAAGGTCGATGTCGTACGGCGGCTGCAGGGCGAGGGCAAGGTCGTGGCGATGGTCGGGGACGGCGTGAACGACGCGGCCGCGCTCGCCACCGCCGATCTGGGGCTCGCGATGGGCACCGGAACGGACGCGGCGATCGAGGCGAGTGACCTGACGTTGGTGCGCGGGGACTTGCGGGTCGCGGCCGACGCCATCAGGCTCTCCCGGAAGACCCTCGCCACCATCAAGGGCAATCTTTTCTGGGCCTTCGGCTACAACGTCGCCGCACTGCCGCTCGCCGCCGCCGGTCTCCTCAACCCGATGATCGCGGGGGCCGCGATGGCCTTCTCCTCGGTCTTCGTGGTCACCAACAGTCTTCGCCTGAGGACGTTCAGATAA
- a CDS encoding citrate synthase, with product MSENANNGVVLRYGDDEYTYPVIESTVGDKGFDIGKLRAQTGLVTLDSGYGNTAAYKSAITYLDGEQGILRYRGYPIEQLAERSTFTEVAYLLINGELPKVDELATFKNEITQHTLLHEDVKRFYDGFPRDAHPMAMLSSVVSALSTFYQDSHNPFDEKQRHLSTIRLLAKLPTIAAYAYKKSQGHPVVYPRNDLGYVENFLRMTFSVPAAEYELDPVVVNALDKLLILHADHEQNCSTSTVRLVGSSQANMFASISAGISALWGPLHGGANQSVLEMLEGIQASGGDVDTFIRKVKNKEDGVKLMGFGHRVYKNFDPRAKIIKAAAHDVLSALGKSDELLDIALKLEEHALADDYFVERKLYPNVDFYTGLIYRAMGFPTEMFTVLFALGRLPGWIAQWHEMIKEPGSRIGRPRQIYTGEVLRDFVPVEGR from the coding sequence GTGAGCGAGAACGCTAACAACGGTGTAGTACTGCGGTACGGCGACGACGAGTACACCTACCCGGTGATCGAGTCGACCGTCGGCGACAAGGGCTTCGACATCGGGAAGCTCCGCGCCCAGACCGGTCTGGTGACCCTGGACAGCGGCTATGGCAACACCGCCGCCTATAAATCCGCCATCACCTATCTCGACGGCGAACAGGGCATCCTCCGGTACCGCGGCTACCCGATCGAGCAGCTGGCCGAGCGCTCCACCTTCACCGAGGTGGCGTACCTCCTGATCAACGGCGAGCTGCCGAAGGTCGACGAGCTGGCCACGTTCAAGAACGAGATCACGCAGCACACCCTGCTGCACGAGGACGTCAAGCGGTTCTACGACGGCTTCCCGCGTGACGCCCACCCGATGGCGATGCTGTCGTCCGTGGTCAGCGCGCTGTCGACGTTCTACCAGGACAGCCACAACCCGTTCGACGAGAAGCAGCGTCACCTGTCGACGATCCGCCTTCTCGCCAAGCTTCCGACGATCGCGGCCTACGCGTACAAGAAGTCGCAGGGCCACCCGGTCGTCTACCCGCGCAACGACCTCGGCTACGTCGAGAACTTCCTGCGCATGACGTTCTCGGTGCCCGCCGCCGAGTACGAGCTGGACCCGGTCGTGGTCAACGCGCTCGACAAGCTCCTGATCCTGCACGCGGACCACGAGCAGAACTGTTCGACGTCCACCGTGCGTCTGGTCGGCTCCTCGCAGGCGAACATGTTCGCCTCGATCTCCGCCGGCATCTCGGCGCTGTGGGGCCCGCTGCACGGCGGCGCCAACCAGTCGGTCCTGGAGATGCTGGAAGGCATCCAGGCCTCCGGCGGCGACGTCGACACCTTCATCCGCAAGGTGAAGAACAAGGAAGACGGCGTGAAGCTCATGGGCTTCGGGCACCGCGTCTACAAGAACTTCGACCCCCGGGCGAAGATCATCAAGGCGGCGGCGCACGACGTCCTCTCGGCGCTCGGCAAGTCCGACGAGCTGCTCGACATCGCGCTGAAGCTGGAGGAGCACGCGCTGGCCGACGACTACTTCGTCGAGCGCAAGCTCTACCCGAACGTCGACTTCTACACCGGCCTCATCTACCGCGCGATGGGCTTCCCGACCGAGATGTTCACGGTCCTGTTCGCCCTCGGCCGCCTGCCGGGCTGGATCGCCCAGTGGCACGAGATGATCAAGGAGCCGGGTTCGCGCATCGGCCGCCCGCGCCAGATCTACACGGGCGAGGTCCTCCGCGACTTCGTCCCCGTCGAGGGCCGCTGA